The Cyanobium sp. Tous-M-B4 DNA window GAGCTTGAGCTGTTATTGGCCTTATTGCATGGCATGAAGTATTCTTCCGCTATGTGTTTGCGTAACCCCCTCTCTCTCTCTCTCTCTCTGGGGTTGGCCAGTTTCGTTGTGATTTAACCTTTCTTGTGGGCTATATAGGTGTAATCAAAAAACGGGCCAGCTACGTTTGCATGTGTAAAGCATAAGATCTCAATCTCTTCCTTGTAAAAACTGCAAAACTTGTCGCAAAAACTATTGGAGAAACCGTTGCCTGCGCCCAGTCTTGTTCTGAGATTGCGAACAAAATCACTTTCATTAGATTCTCTTCTGGAAGGATCGTATTTGCGCTCTCGGCCATTAGGGAGCGCCTGTACGTAAAATCCGTTGTTGCTCAACAGCTCGATGATTTCATCAGGCCTGAAAATGTGCTTGTCTTCCATCATATACTTGTTTTTGTAGTCGTCTTGTGTTCTAAACTTTAAGGCATTTACAAACCTACGGGATGAAAGCAGGTCCTTGTCGCTCAAGTTGTCTTTATTGGCTCTGCAGAATGCACTGATTAAGGGAGCAAAAGTCATTGAAAAGTCGATGCATGGCTCCGTCATTATTAGTGCAAGTCCAGGAGGTGTTGAGCTGCCAATCTTGTGAATAACATCTTTATAGTTTAAAAAGTGGTGCAAAACTGCGCCAAGAATAATTAAATCGGTATCGATTTTCACCGCCTTCTCTAAATCTTCCCCGTCTAGTATTCCGTAGCTTATTGATGCGCGTGTATATTCGTCTTGATGGGTTGAGTGTGAAAATTTCTGAATTTTTGAGTCGACTAAGTGGAGAAATGCTTCTGATATATCTGTGACAGTTAGGCTCTCAATTAGGTTGGAAAAGTATAAGGGTAGCGTGAACCTGCCAGTGCCGGCTCCTAGCTCAAGCGCATTATTGAACCTAGTCTTACCTGTGGCGTCCAAAGCTTTGGCGAGTAGATTTTTTGTTGCTGCAATTTGTGTGTTAAGGAGGCCAGTATTGAGCTCTCTTCCATACATTGAGTCGTAGGTATCTTCGCTTGTGGCATAGCTTCTGCCTTCGCTGTAATGGGTAATTTCCATGCCTTAGGTTTTTGCGGATTGCTTGAGGCTTTATTGTAGTGTAAATATTTCGTTGTGGATTTCCATGATCTCGTGCCAGCGGTTTTGCACGGGAGCCGCTCCCTATCACTTATATCTTACTCCTCCACGCTTGCAGTTGCAAGCTATTGATCAGATTTCATAGAGCTGAATATGCCGTGGCATCCGCTTGACCCCACTGAGGCGGCTGTTGCTGCTAGCGATCATCAACGGACAATGCCGGCTGGTGTGGATGGCGGATTCTAATGAGAGTTGCCGCTATTTGCGTGTGACGTGGACCCCAAAAGCTGAACCAGCCCTTATGAGAGCTTCCTTACCGGCCAGAATTGGCCAGGTGAAGCCCCATGAAAGTCAAACGCCACAGCCCCGAGCAGATCATTCGCAAGTTGCGGATCGCTGATCAGCTCTTGAACCAGGGCCAGGCCGTTGCTGACGTCTGCCGAGCCCTGCAGGTTTCTCCGGCGACTTACCACCGCTGGCAGCAGCTATACGGCGGGATGAAAGCCACAGAGGCCAAACGCCTCAAGGAGCTTGAGCTGGAGAACACACGGCTAAAGCGATTATTGGCAGACGCAGAACTCGATAAGGCCATGCTCAAGGAGCTTGTTGCGCTGTGAGGCGCACCTTGCGGTGCAACGGGAAACTTCTGAGCCCGGAGCGTCGTCGCAGGGCTGTGGTGGTTCTGCAGGATCGATTCCGGGTTTCCCAGCGGCGTGCCTGCCAGTTGACAGGTCAACACCGCAATACCCAGCGGCGCCCTGTGCCACTGGCAGACATCAAGAAGCAGAAGCTGCGCAGTCGGATCCGTGAGCTGGCGCGGCGCCATGTGCGCTGGGGCCGGCGGCTTGTTTACCGGCGGCTGAGGCTTGATGGCTGGAGCATCAATCACAAGCGAGTGCGGCGGATCTGGCGTGAGGCAGGGCTCCAAAGACCCCTGCCTCGCAGGCGCAAACGCTCTCGGCCTAACGGTGGCGGCAGGGAGCTCTTGCGCTCTGAATACCCTCACCACGTCTGGGCGATCGACTTCCAGTTCGATCAGACGATGGATGGCCGCGCCCTCAAGTTCCTGAACGTGATCGATGAATTCAGCCGCGTCTGCCTGGCGATTCGGGTGGGCCGCAGATGCAAGGCTGTTGATGTGATCAACACGATCTAGGAGCTACTCAAGCTGTATCCACCGCCCACTCACCTGCGGATGGACAATGGCCCTGAGTTCATAGCCCACGCATTGCAGGAGTGGTGCACAGGCAGTGGTACGGGAACGGCGTACATCCCGCCAGGCTCACCCTGGGAGAATCCATTTGTGGAGTCGTTTAACAGCAGGATCAGGGATGAATTCTTGTAGACGAAGTCGGCCGGATGCCACATATTGAGCTCTTCTCATCTTTACCAGAGGCAAAATTATTGGCAGAACAGCACCGAATCGAGTATGATATTTACAGACCGTATTCGGCTCTCCAGGGGCGCATGCCCCTGGAAGTTCTCCAGCAATGGAAAGCGGCCTGACTAACCCATCAGCTCTCATAAGAACTGGAGCAGCAAAGGGGGTCACGTCAAGATGAAGAGCTTTTAAGCAGACTCCACGCGCTAAAGAGCGGCCGGTTGGCTACCGAGATCCCTCAAGCGACACTCATCGAGTCGCATTCGTCCAAAACCTCGCTCGCTCGCCCCGGGGGGGGGGGAAGTAAAATAAAGGAAATTGCAGGAAGAAAGCTTTGGTGGCTGCGCTTGACCTCATGACCCCGAAGCCATGCCCATTTCCGCTTATTCGTATTGGCGGCGATTCGGATGGAGCTTATCTGATTCCAGATGACTTGGCGGATATAGAGGCGTGTTTTTCTCCTGGCGTTGATTCGTTTAAACGTTTTGAAGATCAGTTGCTTTGGGAATATGGGATTCAATCATACCTTTGTGATTTTTCTGCCAATCCAAATGATCTTGACACAGCACTCGTAGAGGTCATGCAGACTTTTGAGAAAAAATGGCTTGACGTTGATGACTCCGCTAATTCGATTACCCTTGATAACTGGGTGGCCAAGTATGTACCTGATTGCGGAAGAGACCTTATTCTCCAGATGGATATTGAAGGAGCGGAATACCGTAATATATTGCAATCGCCGTCCAATCTTCTTGCCCGGTTCCGAATAATAGTCGTGGAAGTTCACGGCCTTGCGCCATTAGAAGATGGCGGCATCGGGCCTGCTTGTCTCGATTCCTGTTTGCAAAAATTGGCCCAGACGCATGTTTGCGTTCATGCTCATCCAAATAACTGCTGTGGCGATTCTATCCATCAGCCCTCTGGTCGTAATATTCCAAGAGTGTTAGAACTTACCTTCCTTCGCAAGGATAGATTTGGGGGCTGCGATGAAAAATGCCTCGTTCCCGTCATGCTTCCACACCCGGAGGACATTGTTTTCAATGTCCAGTCGCTCCCTCCTCTTCATCTAAATGTCAATTGGTTGTTCGATTGTAAATATCCCAAAGAGTCCTTTGCCAAGATTCGTTCTGACTACGCTATTTATAATTCTGTTCGTTCGCTCGATCGGACTGCGGATAGAGCCAAGGCGATAGATATTGAGCTTGAGAGCTTGAGAGAAGAGAAGGAAGGATTGCAGAAGGAGTTGGGTGAGGTGAGAGGAGAGAAAGAAGGATTGCAGAGGGAGTTCGGTGAGGTGAGAGGAGAGAAAGATGGATTGCAGAGAGAGTTGATTGATGCCCGAGAGGAATCTGAGCTGTTGTTGCTCCAACTCCATCAGGTACAGGAAGAACTTGAATACTATTTCCTAGAGAATCAGCGCAAGGAAGAAAAGCTGCACGGGTTGCGCGGTCAGCGGGAAGTACTGCTGCGCATGCTGCGTCTGCATGGGCGTTTTCAGCAGCGCTTCTTGGCCCTGGATGGACGCATCGCTTTGCCTTCCCTGCGCCGGCAGCTGATGCCTTGGTGGCAGCGTCTCCAGCGCTCTTGACATCCCGCCCACCGTCGGCTGTTGGTCCAGCCATCTCCGTGTTGATGCCCTGCTTCAACCCGGGGCCCTTTCTTCAGGAGGCCGTCGCCTCAGTGCTGGCCCAGCCTGAATGTCTTGAGCTCCTTGTGGCCGACGGCGGGTCCACCGACGGCTCCCTGGAGTTCCTCCATGAATTGGTATCGATTGGTGTTCGGATTCGTGTTATTCATGGTCCGGACCAGGGCCCTGCCGATGCCCTCAACAAGGCTCTCGCTCAGGCAACTGGAACCTTGATCGCCTGGCTGAATGCCGATGACCTTTTTCCCCCCGGTGCTTTGGGCCGTGCCGCTGAGGCCTTATTGGCTAATCCCAACTGGCTGATGGTTTATGGGGAAGGGGAGGAGTTCAATGCCTCCACCGGCCTGCGTCAGCGCTATCCCACCTTGCAACCCGAGGTGGGCCTCAATGGGTTCCGCTCCCACTGCTTCATTTGTCAGCCCTCCGTGGTCTTTCGTCGCACCATGGTGAAGCAACTGGGGCGATTTGATCTCCAGTGGCGTACTGCCTTCGACTTCGACTACTGGCTGCGGGCTTTTGCCGCCTTTCCCGAACGTATCGGCTACATCCCCTACCTACAGGGGTTGACACGCCTCCATGCCAACACCATCACCAGTCGCCAGCGATTCCAGGTGGCACTCGAGGCTACGGCTCTATTGGCCAGGCATTTTGGCCCCGGCTCTGCCATGCGCCTGCGGTATTACGCCCATGAGCTCCAACTGGGTATCGCCCAACTTCCGGCCAACTCCGATCTGGCTATCCACCTGGCCGACCTGTTTCGTCAAGCCAGCCCCTACCTAAACAGTGAAGCCCGCACTCAGTTGTGTGAAGAATGGCTGCTCGATCCTGCGGCATCACCAGCCCTGGTGGCTGCGGAGCAGATGGCAGCCCAGGGCAATTGGCACCGTTCTTTTCCGGTGCTGTTGCTCCAGGCTTTGAATCCGCAGCTGCAACTCCAGGCTCCAGGTCCATTGGCAGGCCCTCATCTGCGTTTGCAGAAAGCTGTGCAACAGCAGGCAGTTATTTTCCCCTTGCTGCAATCTCTTGAGGCTGACGCTCAGGCCCCCAAAACGGCTGGCCCCATCCCCCCCTTCGCAGAGCGTCCTTTCGGTGTGAATCTGATCGGCCATGCCTTCGATGTGTTTGGCATCGGTGAAGATGTCCGTATGGCGGCCCGTGCTCTCGAGGCTGCCGATGTGCCTTTCTGCGTGATAGATCACCCTGCCGCCAATGGATCTGCGCGTTCCGACCCCAGCCTTGCTGCCCACCTTCATTCCAACCCTGAGGGCGGCCCCTACGCCTTCAACCTGGTCTGCATGACAGCGCCAGTTCAAGCACGCTGGCTTTTGCAGGTTGGCCTTGATGGCTTGCGGGAGCGCTACACCATTGCTGCCTGGCCCTGGGAAACTCAGCAGTGGCCCGATCCTTGGCGACCGGTGCTGCACGTGGCTGATGAGCTCTGGCCATCTAGCCGATTCAGCAGCAAAGCACTGGAATCGTATGCCGGCCCCGAGCGACCACTGCGGCTGATGCCGATGGCCGCAGAGATCAGCCAGCCGGAG harbors:
- a CDS encoding glycosyltransferase is translated as MLMPCFNPGPFLQEAVASVLAQPECLELLVADGGSTDGSLEFLHELVSIGVRIRVIHGPDQGPADALNKALAQATGTLIAWLNADDLFPPGALGRAAEALLANPNWLMVYGEGEEFNASTGLRQRYPTLQPEVGLNGFRSHCFICQPSVVFRRTMVKQLGRFDLQWRTAFDFDYWLRAFAAFPERIGYIPYLQGLTRLHANTITSRQRFQVALEATALLARHFGPGSAMRLRYYAHELQLGIAQLPANSDLAIHLADLFRQASPYLNSEARTQLCEEWLLDPAASPALVAAEQMAAQGNWHRSFPVLLLQALNPQLQLQAPGPLAGPHLRLQKAVQQQAVIFPLLQSLEADAQAPKTAGPIPPFAERPFGVNLIGHAFDVFGIGEDVRMAARALEAADVPFCVIDHPAANGSARSDPSLAAHLHSNPEGGPYAFNLVCMTAPVQARWLLQVGLDGLRERYTIAAWPWETQQWPDPWRPVLHVADELWPSSRFSSKALESYAGPERPLRLMPMAAEISQPERFTAAAMRAHRRELHGLPIDAVIFGYGFDLNSTAARKNPMGALEAFQQAFPPSSAGSVALMIKTFPPRKRTNAAFEWLRRRVADDPRISLIVGSLDRDELLALYGCCDVFLSLHRSEGFGRGIAEALQLGLDVIATDFGGNTDFCIGPLSHPVRYQPVPIPSNTYPCADGHLWAEPDLAHAICLMRQVAHERQSTLASLQPVSTRQAYHQMFSAAHAGFRYRTRLEELWGRRDQIGSKLRWRAGSSPIPYA
- a CDS encoding FkbM family methyltransferase; this translates as MTPKPCPFPLIRIGGDSDGAYLIPDDLADIEACFSPGVDSFKRFEDQLLWEYGIQSYLCDFSANPNDLDTALVEVMQTFEKKWLDVDDSANSITLDNWVAKYVPDCGRDLILQMDIEGAEYRNILQSPSNLLARFRIIVVEVHGLAPLEDGGIGPACLDSCLQKLAQTHVCVHAHPNNCCGDSIHQPSGRNIPRVLELTFLRKDRFGGCDEKCLVPVMLPHPEDIVFNVQSLPPLHLNVNWLFDCKYPKESFAKIRSDYAIYNSVRSLDRTADRAKAIDIELESLREEKEGLQKELGEVRGEKEGLQREFGEVRGEKDGLQRELIDAREESELLLLQLHQVQEELEYYFLENQRKEEKLHGLRGQREVLLRMLRLHGRFQQRFLALDGRIALPSLRRQLMPWWQRLQRS
- a CDS encoding transposase, which codes for MKVKRHSPEQIIRKLRIADQLLNQGQAVADVCRALQVSPATYHRWQQLYGGMKATEAKRLKELELENTRLKRLLADAELDKAMLKELVAL
- a CDS encoding integrase core domain-containing protein; this encodes MDNGPEFIAHALQEWCTGSGTGTAYIPPGSPWENPFVESFNSRIRDEFL
- a CDS encoding IS3 family transposase, with the protein product MTGQHRNTQRRPVPLADIKKQKLRSRIRELARRHVRWGRRLVYRRLRLDGWSINHKRVRRIWREAGLQRPLPRRRKRSRPNGGGRELLRSEYPHHVWAIDFQFDQTMDGRALKFLNVIDEFSRVCLAIRVGRRCKAVDVINTI
- a CDS encoding class I SAM-dependent methyltransferase; translated protein: MEITHYSEGRSYATSEDTYDSMYGRELNTGLLNTQIAATKNLLAKALDATGKTRFNNALELGAGTGRFTLPLYFSNLIESLTVTDISEAFLHLVDSKIQKFSHSTHQDEYTRASISYGILDGEDLEKAVKIDTDLIILGAVLHHFLNYKDVIHKIGSSTPPGLALIMTEPCIDFSMTFAPLISAFCRANKDNLSDKDLLSSRRFVNALKFRTQDDYKNKYMMEDKHIFRPDEIIELLSNNGFYVQALPNGRERKYDPSRRESNESDFVRNLRTRLGAGNGFSNSFCDKFCSFYKEEIEILCFTHANVAGPFFDYTYIAHKKG